From a region of the Triticum aestivum cultivar Chinese Spring chromosome 7D, IWGSC CS RefSeq v2.1, whole genome shotgun sequence genome:
- the LOC123166323 gene encoding taxadien-5-alpha-ol O-acetyltransferase-like, translating into MEPPAPPPPPPPQLHLRVLDTVRLSPAPQPPASSLPLSGLDADRNALDVSFRTVRFFPAHPVSLDPLDVLQAAFADALGLFPQLAGSLLRDDGRVVLSGAGDDAVTLVLAATELSVADVDADRPDSPLLDRLAPGDGDGGPAALALQVTRFTCGGVALGMRVAHALCDGAGSTKFLVAAARFARGLEPEAAAEPLWDRRELLGPRNPPRVVTPFDAVLATDDDVARLGPYGAASDGHGHERLARECFHVSDARVEAIRARLAADAGVKFTTFEVLAAFIWRAKVKANRTTPDETVKMVYSMNISGLLDPPLPEGYWGNVCVPVYVALPAGDLVGRPLAETASQVRKSKRGVDEEYVRSYVDLQELRRGEGGVTAGRRGVSAFTDWRRLGHSEVDFGWGAPDAVLPLSWRLLGSTQPCFLLPYGAGDERRRRGFKVFVAVPEEAVPRFREEMDEILWQDEHTGCASVGKL; encoded by the coding sequence ATGGAGCCGCCGGCgcctccgcccccgccgccgccgcagctgcaCCTGCGGGTCCTGGACACCGTCAGGCTCTCGCCGGCGCCGCAGCCTCCGGCGTCGTCCCTGCCGCTCTCCGGCCTCGACGCCGACCGCAACGCCCTCGACGTCTCCTTCCGCACCGTCCGCTTCTTCCCCGCCCACCCGGTCTCCCTCGACCCGCTCGACGTCCTGCAGGCCGCGTTCGCCGACGCGCTCGGCCTCTTCCCGCAGCTCGCCGGCTCCCTCCTCCGCGACGACGGCCGCGTCGTGCTCTCCGGGGCCGGCGACGACGCCGTGACCCTCGTCCTCGCGGCGACGGAACTGTCGGTGGCCGACGTCGACGCGGACAGGCCGGACTCGCCGCTGCTCGACCGCCTCGcgccgggcgacggcgacggcgggccggCAGCGCTTGCGCTCCAGGTCACGCGGTTCACGTGCGGCGGCGTCGCGCTGGGGATGCGGGTGGCGCACGCGCTCTGCGACGGCGCGGGCTCCACCAAGTTCCTCGTCGCCGCGGCGCGGTtcgcgcgggggctggagccggaGGCCGCGGCGGAGCCGCTGTGGGACCGGCGGGAGCTCCTCGGCCCGAGGAACCCGCCGCGGGTGGTGACGCCGTTCGACGCCGTCCTCGCGACCGACGACGACGTCGCGCGGCTTGGCCCGTACGGCGCGGCGAGCGACGGACACGGACACGAGCGGCTCGCCAGGGAGTGCTTCCACGTCAGCGACGCGCGCGTGGAGGCGATCAGGGCGCGgctcgccgccgacgccggcgTCAAGTTCACGACCTTCGAAGTTCTCGCCGCCTTCATCTGGCGCGCCAAGGTGAAGGCCAACCGAACCACCCCCGACGAGACCGTGAAGATGGTGTACTCCATGAACATCAGCGGGCTCCTCGACCCGCCGCTGCCGGAGGGGTACTGGGGCAACGTGTGCGTGCCGGTGTACGTGGCGCTCCCGGCTGGCGACCTCGTCGGGCGGCCGCTGGCGGAGACGGCATCCCAGGTCAGGAAGAGCAAGCGGGGGGTGGACGAGGAGTACGTGCGGTCCTACGTCGACCTGCAGGAGCTGCGGCGCGGGGAGGGCGGCGtcacggcggggcggcgcggcgtgagCGCGTTCACGGACTGGCGGCGGCTGGGGCACTCGGAGGTGGACTTCGGGTGGGGCGCGCCCGACGCCGTGCTGCCGCTCTCGTGGCGGCTGCTCGGGAGCACGCAGCCGTGCTTCCTGCTGCCGTACGGCGCCGGGGACGAGAGGCGGCGGCGAGGGTTCAAGGTGTTCGTCGCGGTGCCGGAGGAGGCGGTGCCCCGGTTCAGAGAGGAGATGGACGAGATACTGTGGCAGGACGAGCACACTGGCTGCGCCTCAGTGGGGAAACTGTAA